A section of the Clostridium sp. TW13 genome encodes:
- a CDS encoding FprA family A-type flavoprotein has translation MEKNIMLGRNIFWVGKVDDRDVPFHRLTLTKGTTYNSYLLMSEKPTVIDTVDISFGREFVQNLSNIIELDKIKYIVINHTEPDHSGALGSLAAKAKNAVIVCTKPAVNELKEMYRLHNREFLVVSDGDTLDIGGKILKFIQTPYLHTEETMITYCEDNKILFPCDIFSTHVANYEYFNDLAQVDIKEDFITYYKLIMHPHRRYVQEMIEKIKDLDIKMIAPSHGFIIRDDVKSFIDIYDNMSKSTDLSKKSLILYSSMTGNTKKIATILKEKFEEQNIVSEVMDVNRVPMEEIITAINESDAIFFGSSTKYGDMIGHMEEVLKNLKTLNLEGKLGVAFGSYGWSGEAIEIIQDYLNESNLKVLNTSDIIKSTGMTDIELPLRIRFSSKEDNLKSIDRLVTYTCDLLLS, from the coding sequence ATGGAAAAAAATATTATGCTAGGTAGAAATATATTTTGGGTTGGTAAGGTAGATGATAGAGATGTGCCTTTTCATAGATTGACTTTAACTAAAGGAACTACTTATAACAGTTATTTATTAATGAGTGAAAAACCTACAGTAATTGATACTGTTGACATAAGCTTTGGAAGAGAATTTGTACAAAACTTAAGTAATATAATCGAACTTGATAAAATTAAATACATTGTAATTAATCATACAGAACCTGATCATTCTGGTGCACTTGGAAGTTTGGCAGCCAAAGCAAAAAATGCTGTAATTGTATGCACCAAACCAGCTGTAAATGAACTTAAGGAAATGTATAGACTTCACAATAGAGAATTTTTAGTTGTAAGTGATGGTGACACTCTAGATATAGGAGGTAAAATTCTTAAGTTTATACAAACACCATATCTTCATACAGAGGAAACTATGATAACTTACTGTGAAGATAATAAAATTTTATTTCCTTGCGATATTTTCAGTACCCATGTTGCAAATTATGAGTACTTCAATGACTTAGCTCAAGTAGATATAAAGGAGGACTTTATTACTTATTATAAATTAATAATGCATCCTCATAGAAGATATGTTCAAGAAATGATTGAAAAAATCAAAGATTTAGATATAAAAATGATAGCTCCTTCTCATGGATTTATTATTAGAGATGATGTTAAAAGCTTTATAGATATTTATGATAATATGAGTAAGAGTACAGATCTAAGTAAGAAATCATTAATTTTATATTCCTCTATGACAGGTAATACAAAAAAAATTGCAACTATTCTTAAGGAAAAATTTGAAGAACAAAACATAGTTTCAGAAGTCATGGATGTAAATAGAGTTCCAATGGAAGAAATAATAACTGCTATTAATGAATCTGATGCAATCTTCTTTGGAAGTTCAACTAAATATGGTGACATGATTGGACATATGGAAGAAGTACTAAAAAATCTTAAAACTCTAAACTTAGAAGGCAAGCTAGGTGTAGCATTTGGGTCTTATGGCTGGAGTGGTGAAGCTATAGAAATTATACAAGACTACTTAAATGAAAGTAATCTAAAAGTACTAAATACTTCTGACATAATTAAATCTACCGGCATGACTGATATAGAATTACCACTAAGAATCAGATTTTCATCAAAAGAAGATAACCTAAAGAGTATTGATAGATTAGTTACTTACACTTGTGATTTATTACTTAGTTAA